From the genome of Tenericutes bacterium MZ-XQ:
GTCATAGAAAAAGGATTTTACGTGGTTTCTATACCTGGTGCTAGTGCAATATTAGCTGCATTAGTCGTTTCAGGATGTCTTATCCAACCATTCACATTTATTGGGTTTTTACCTAGAAAGCAATCGCATAAAAAAGAAGTCATTGAAAGTTATTTCACAAGGACTGAAACACTTGTTATCTATGAATCTCCTTTAAGAGTAAAAAAAACTTTAGAAGATTTATATCAAGTATTAGGGGATAGAAAACTTGTGTTAGCAAGAGAACTTACAAAAATGTTTGAAACAATTACAAGAACCACTTTAAAGGCATCATTATCTTTAGATATAGACACAAGAGGTGAGTATGTGCTTATTGTTGATGGCTCAAAAGAGAGTTATGATGATTCACTTTCAATTAAAGATCATGTATTGCAAGTTTTAAAAGAGGGTTATGAAGAAAAAGAAGCCATGAAATTGGTTGCTAAAAAAAGAAGAATCACAAAAAGTGATGTTTATAAAGCATACAAAATTAATGGATAAATAACTTGCATTTTTAGTTATTTATAATATAATATAATGGTAATAGGCTATGAGAAAAAGAGTAATATCTATTTTAGAGGTGTAGAGAGTTCGTGGTTGGTGAAAACGAATCCTAAAAGATATGAACATGGTTTTCGAGCTTTTAAGTCGATATGTAGGCTTAAACGTATCTCTGCGATAAAGAGTTGAGGGCTAGATTTTAGATCTAGAACTAAGGTGGTACCGCGATTATGTCGTCCTTAGAGTTTTCTTTGGGCGCTTTTTATTTGCATAAGGAGGAAGAAAAATGAAAGAAAAGTATT
Proteins encoded in this window:
- a CDS encoding 16S rRNA (cytidine(1402)-2'-O)-methyltransferase, translating into MIQRSFQDEKPTLFVVSTPIGNLKDITYRAVEVLNQVDLILCEDTRTSKTLLNTYDIHKPLISFHDHNKADKSSDIISYLEDGKNLAIISDAGTPGINDPGYELISEVIEKGFYVVSIPGASAILAALVVSGCLIQPFTFIGFLPRKQSHKKEVIESYFTRTETLVIYESPLRVKKTLEDLYQVLGDRKLVLARELTKMFETITRTTLKASLSLDIDTRGEYVLIVDGSKESYDDSLSIKDHVLQVLKEGYEEKEAMKLVAKKRRITKSDVYKAYKING